TAGTGCACTAGtatgggtatgtctcctcaagctagGAATCGCATCCCCAGCTCAAAGCATAGACACACCCATGATGCAGAATGCAGCCATGACCATTAGCTGCCACAAACAGGGAAACAAAGTAGCTCCATTCCCTTGCCACCTGGGCTCAGCTGCCATGGACATTAGTAacaaacttccactgacttcagtaggagcaggactgggctctgGTCAGGAAAGTGAAGTGCTTAGAATGCAGACACCGAGTGTGTCCAATGTTACACCACTAGAGGGCAGTGCTATGCACAGCCATTCTCTTAGCAGGCATATGAGGCATGCAGGCAgcgatgagctgccaaaatcttaaccggttccctataaaaagttctgatttaagggatgtgccacagtatttattttttgtaccaatagggttaccatatatCCGTATTTTCAAcgatttttaggtctctttctcatataggctcctattaccccccaccccgtcccaatttttcacacttcctgtctggtcaccctagggtgtgcatatgtgtggatctcagctgctccctgcccccctcactgaagcaggtgtgcagggttaccctgggaactgcagggcactaGTGGACGTGGGGccggctgcagacaggggcatagggcagggctagctggaggcagtgggtgtggggctggctgtgggcagggcggggagtgcagagctgggtggaagcggggtgtgtggggctggctggaggtaggggctggcttcaagcagggcagggctgcagggagggtgcggcaggggttggctgcaggcagggcagggaggtgcGGGGCTCCAgttcaggcagggcagggggtgcgggtctCCGGCTTggctttttttgtggggggggacGCTTTGGTGGCGCTCCAGACCTgcccccatgtgtcccaatattttgttcatgtaatctggtcaccctagggcagggcagggggtgcagggctggcaggagacaggggctggctccaggcagggtGGAGGGTACTCCTGGGAAGAGCGGCTCGGAGCAGCCCGAGCAGCAGGACGCAgaccaggcccagcagagcagccagggacccaccaggcagcagcaggagccctagGGCCAGAGGTcggtggagcagcagcagcaacagggcctgtgcccagggccagGCAGTGGCCCACATGGCtcccgcagcacagcgccccgCCCCATCACTTTCTGGCCGGAGCCCATCAAAGCCACAGCGACCCCTCACAGAGAAGCAGGttaacaaccagttctaaaactgcttcaaaatttaacaactggtcCGCACGAACCAGtgcgaaccagctccagctcaccactgcctgcaGGAGACAGGCTACGTGGACCTAATGAAAGGGGACACATACAGAAGGGCCAAGAAGGAGGGTGTTGTCCAAGGAGACGCTCCTTTCACAAGCTAGTGAATAGAAGGACATTAATCCCCACATAGTGAGAGAGCAAGAAATGCAAGATCCCAACTGCTGCGAGTCCGATAAGAATCCAGAGAACTCCAGCACTGAAATACATTGGGGCTAACCTGGAGGGAGACAGAGTGCTCAGACTTAGAAGCACTGGCCTCTTACAAGAGGAGTAATATACCCcaagagagagaagtggggagagggTACAGTGAAACCCATCAGTCTCCCATTCCCACCTCCCTATGCCCCCTAGGTTAGAACTCTCCCATCTGTACTAAGTCCCTTCCCTTTGTTCTAGCTCACCccaggtgtgtgcatgcacacacacaaataccccATATGATCAGAGGAAACTCAGAACCCCAGGAAGCAGAAAACTCTCCTTGTGTTCTTCTGTACACTTAGCCCTACTCCTATACCCAAGCCCATATTAATGACTACTGGCTCCCTGTAATATTTAACATTGTACTCAAACACCTGCTGTGACATCGTGATGTTAAAGAGGCCCCTATAAATTTCTGCGGGCTCTAATTCCCTTAATCAGCCCTTAATCTAACTGTATTTTTATATTCCAGGAAGAGAACTCTTGGCAGTCCTGATTCATGCTGATCTTTCTAACAGATGTAGGGATCCTACTGCATCCTGAATAGGCAGAAGGACAGGAGTCTCAGAAACCAAACTCTTCCACACCCCAAGTGCTTTAAATCCCATGCCAAATACACCCCAAAAAATCCAAGCCCAACCATAGCAGCGCTCCATTACCTTCCCGAGGAGGACTCCTTATACCCCATAAAATACTGGTAGCGAGAGTAGAGATACAGCAGGCCCAAGGCAGCAGTCAGACCTGAAATTGAGAGGAGGAGACAAATTACAGTAGCAGACACCAAAAGCTTTTTGCAACTATTTGACCAGCCTGTCTCTCTAAGGCGAAAGCCTCCAGGGAAGATCCTGACCATTCCCTCTCTATTGCGGGTGCAATCTTGccagagagctgaggaagcaagTCCTGTTGACTCTGCCCACTGGGCCAGCACATAAACACATGGAGCTGAACAGATCCAGCATTTCCCCCGCCCTGTTTAAGCAACTAACCACCCAGTCTCACCTTGATGGAAGAATAGGCCAGCCTGCCAGAGAATAGCCAAGAAAATGGGGAAATACTCAGAGCAATTCACCCtggaggaaaagaggaagaataGGGTCAGCATTCTGTGCCTCTGAGGCTTTCCAGTGGCTCCGGGCTTCTGCTTTTCCACAGACTGCTTCTCTGTAAAGCAATGCTCAGTGGCTTGCACCCATTCCTTTCCTGTCCCGGTCTCCAGAATAAATCTCCTATCTAACCCCAGCTAATGGGGTTCTATGaagtaactcagagcagaatgtGGGCCATAATATTAAATTACTGTGGTTTCTTCCCATTAGTTTTCAGAGTACTTTTCTCTCACCCAGCACCATGGGCAGTGGTGAGCCTGGTTCCTGATATATGcatcctcctcctcaccttcccTTATGTTTTCCTTGGCAACTTTGGTTACAAGTTGTGGTTGTGTGTTCTGTTAGCCATTGCAGCCATCTTCACTAATGATCTAGTCTGAGATTACAGATCTGAGGACTATCTCCTGCACTGTCACGGAAATGGAATAAATGATCCAGTAGGTTTTTTCCATGTATAGGATCAGATcatgcagccctgctctggtgaTGCAAAGGAGATGGAAACTGGCCACGTCTCCTTAACTAGGGATTATACCAATGAGCATAGAGCCTCCTAGGCCATTGTCTCTTCCCATGACAGTACCTGGCAAAGGGGCACTGTACTCTGGCTATTCCCAGCTGACAATCTCTTCTTGGGAACTGTTACCAGCTGATGGAGTTTAGAGCTACAATTAGGCTACTCTAAACTTTGTCAGGGTTGGCATAAAACCAGTCTGGGGTCAGAGATCTAGATCTGAATCCCCATCATCCTCCCTACTCCATTCCATGTGCTGTGCCCAAGGCTGGTTTCTGCCATCTGTAGCTGAAAGGTGTATAAGTGAAAGTCTTAAACTGAGCCATAGTGGCTAACTTCTGAGCAGTCCTAACATCGACACTAATACATCCATGTGACTCTGGCATTGTGGGGTCCTCCCTGCAATGGAACTCTGGCATCAGTGCCAGACTGAACCAGCCAGAGTAGGAGGGATTTATACCAATAATCAGTCCCCTCTGTTTAAAACACAACAAGCTTTCCACCAAGACAGCAGGCTGATAGAGCAGGGGGATGGGCAGCGTGACTAGTCATTGCCATTCTGTCAGCCATATAGCTCCTacagctccctctctctggcctccCAATACTGTAACCACCTGCATTCTGGGAGGAAGTCTTGTGAGCAAACTGATCAAACTCTGCCAGCAAAGATGACATAGGAGGCTACTCTTGGCCCCATGGAgcaggtcatttaaaaaaaaaaaaaaaaaaagtcttactgTGCTCGAAAGACCCTCTCAAAATCAGGTGGCCCTGAGACTTTTGGAGGAGAGATCCCGTACGCCCGTCTGGCATAGATCACCTGGAGGGAGAAGTAAGctgcaaagaaagaaacaagaaacCATGATCCTAGCAGCTTTCATGGAGACCAGGAGACTGTCACAGATGATGGACCTCAGTGTTGTGATACAAGGGCTTGTTAACATTCCACCATTACATGAAAGAAAAGGTTGGTGTAATGTCCCTGCATGCAGTGGAGTCATTCCCTCCACACCTTATGCCGCTATTGTTATATTATCTCTACCATAAAATAATTATGGTCCCAGGACTCAGACAAATAgttctgaagagaaaaaaaaaaaagcgatgCCTTTAGAAGGGACCAGATTCTCCACTAgtgaatattttcaagagtttCCAAGAGAGATATCTCCAGCTCTGACAAGCTCCACCAGGCCGGCTCGGCTTTTTGCCacccaagcaaaaaacaaacaaaaaaacctgcggGCCGCCAGAGCAGCGAAGTGACAGACTTATGCTACACTAGCCATATTGTCTAATTTCAGGAACAAATATAATACAAATTTTCCAGCTTGTGCACTTGATATAGTGTCATTACCCATGGTCATCTCTCCCCATCTTGTTCTGAGgatgaaaacaatattttaaaatggaagacaAATCAATTCCTAATCCTTCATCCTTCCTTCTGGACACTTGCACCTCTTGAACAAGTGTTTCACAAAGAATGAAGAGACCGACTCCATTTACTGGAAACCATCCGTCGCCCGCTTTCTGGAAAGGGACTTATATCCAACTTAACCTTAAAGTGGCTACAAGACCCTTTCCGATAAACGTGGAGTAAATTGGTTTTAGTGTAAATAAAATCAGGCCCAATTTTTTGGTGATCCACACTGAAGTTTGCAACATATCAATGACAAATCTGGAAGGAATTTCCTATACATAAAGTCCAAACCCATATAATAAGTCCTTTGACTATTCGCATGCTCTTGGTGGCTGTTCCTTTGCCTAATCACTCTAGGAAGAGGTTCTTATGTCCAAACTTCCCCTTTCTCCAGTTTCAGACCTGTAATACACTCCAGCCCAATTTCACCGCATCTTCTGACTACCCCACTCTGCTCTAGACAACACTCTCTTCATTTCTGTATGGATTTTTACTTAGAATGATCAATGGACCAACATTTTTAGGACAGGTCCTCTATCAGACTTGTCCATTGTGAGGTCTGAGGGCATAATTTCCGGTGATTGTCTGTTTGGCTATAATTTTGCCATGTGTGTCACCTGTTCTAACTGGCTGATTACCATCATGATGCACATCTATGTATAAAAACATGGTAATGGATGGTTCACAATGAGGTGGGCTACACGATGCTCAGACTTTGCGACCAAGGCTATAGTGTAATTTATGTAAGTAATTAATCCATTTTCTGAATAAGTGAGACTGTCTTTGCTCTGTTCTTCTGCAACATAGATAGACCTCCTATGTCTCATAATTGGGTCCACATGCCCTTCCTCCACGTCTGTGAGATACAAAGTGCTTAGCACTATGTGTCAAGGCTCAACAGAAATCAGATTCTCCAGGACTCACTCCCTATGTTCAGTTATGTTAGACAGTACCTATGTAACAGGAAGAACCAGCAGACTCAGTCCCATCCTTATCTCTAATCCAAATACCTCACACTGTGAGAAACTCCCTAGAAAAGGTCACCTGAATTTGAGGCAGTCTTAGAATCATGGGCAGCCACTACATAGCTGCCTTTACAAAGTCTGGCCTGTTCATACAACGGAATTCGTAAAGCACTGAGGACATCCAAGCCCTGCCCTTCATTATGAAGGAAGTGAACCCAACTACACAGCATGGATAAGTGGCCCCATCTACACAGCACAAAACACCATGTAGATCAATTACTCTTAGACAATCAGCCTGGCCACCATCAAGTTAACTATGTTGACAAAGGGGACTCATTACAATCTACTTATACTCAGAGCAAAGTGTGATATTATATACAGGCCTTTTATTTtccaaggaaagaaaagagattttGAAGTCCAGAGTTCCTAGTACTGAGGAATCTGATGGAACACACTATTACTTTCACTCCTGTTTGATCACACCATGCAACCACACACATCAGACTTTCTAACCCTGGATCTAGTGAGCTGGATTTAGGAAGAAgtaatgtgcatgtgtgtatccTATGTAGGAGCCATTGTAGCTAGGGTCATTAGAAAGCATGTAAAAATGGCAATGTCATCAGATAATCCTGTGTACTGTGCAAGCACAAGTCGGACCTGCCAGAAAACCATGCACGCTGATTTCTGAAAACCTTATCAGCCACTTGGTTTTACCAGCAGTGCATAACCAGATCTAGGGAATTCCTTCCAGGCACCCGGggatggggcaatttgccccaggccctgcaggggccctgcgagccctggcccggcggcggtctgggtcttcagcagcatttcggcggcaggagGCCCTTCGGTGCTGCCGAAGatgtggagcgactgaagggcctgccgccgaaaccccaaacccttcatctccagcccaaccccagagcctgcacccccagctggagcctgtgccccctccctcaccccaactccctgccctgaggctgcTCATGTAttctaaacccctcatccccagcccggagccccctcatccccagtcccctACCCTAGCCTCCCATAGctaaactccttcccagagccttcacccccttccacaccccaaccccttgccctatCCCTGAGCTCCCTcttacaccccaaacctctcatccccagcctcaccccagagcccagacccccagCAGGAGACTGCACCCCCTGTTGCACCACCCCTGAAcctgctcccacactccaaaccccttgacccCAAtccagaatcccctcctgcaccccaaaccactcatccccagTGCCACTCCAAAGCCCACATCACCTCCCAcaaccaacccccttccccagcccatagccccctcccgcaccctgaacccctcatttctggtccaaCCCTGTagtccacacccccagtcagagccctcacccccccctcctgcaccctaaccccatgccccagaccagtgaaagtgagtgagggtgggggagagcaagtaacaggggggagggagatggagtgagtggggagcagggcctTACAGAAGGGGCGGGCCAGGGGTGTtctgttttgtgcaattagaaagttggcaaccttttCTACAACAGGTttcagtccagggaccc
This sequence is a window from Chelonoidis abingdonii isolate Lonesome George chromosome 7, CheloAbing_2.0, whole genome shotgun sequence. Protein-coding genes within it:
- the LOC116820064 gene encoding leukotriene C4 synthase-like; translated protein: MLDQIHLLAAVTVLGVLEQAYFSLQVIYARRAYGISPPKVSGPPDFERVFRAQVNCSEYFPIFLAILWQAGLFFHQGLTAALGLLYLYSRYQYFMGYKESSSGRLAPMYFSAGVLWILIGLAAVGILHFLLSHYVGINVLLFTSL